DNA from Vicia villosa cultivar HV-30 ecotype Madison, WI unplaced genomic scaffold, Vvil1.0 ctg.001790F_1_1, whole genome shotgun sequence:
AGAATTATGACAAAAAGAAAAGATAGTTAAAATTGAGagaatagtaattaaaggaaaaGTTTGATTCTTGTAATAGAAAAAATGAACGTGATGAGGTAATTAAAGTTGAAAAAAGAAGAATTAAGGATGAGGAAGATTGATTCGTGTTATTGAAATATGAATAGTCATGAGATTAACTAGCCGTATCCGCAGCATATCGGAGACGTGTCGCTAGCATATTGTGCCGTATCGCCGCTGTATTGGGACGTCTCGATTTTTTTTTAgagtattgttgttgttgttgtggaacATTGTTTGTGTGGATATTGTTTTTCTCAATGTTTTTGGCGATATTGTTAACGCGACTTGATTGGATGAGAATATGTTTTTAaatttagttgttgttgttgtggttgggATGATAGGTGGGAGGCTAATAGCTGTGGATATCATGGGGATGATGGTCTCCTTTATCGTGGACAAGGCAAAGGGGAAAATTTTGGTCCAACCTATACCACTGGTGATATAGTTGGTGCTGGAATTAACTATGCTGCTCAGGAGTTTTTTTTCACGTAATATACTCATTCGTTTACTTTCTGCCTTGCATCCTTTTCAGAACCATTAGAGTCTGTAGATATAGTTTTAGAATAATGTTTTTCTTCccccttttattttcattttctgaTATTGTCACTTTTAATTGCAAAACTGTCCTATTGTTTTCATTTCCTTTCCTGTTTGTTTTCATTGTTTCCTGTTCATAATTCTGAGAACAGAGTTGAAATATAAATGAGGCAtgaacaaaaaataaaatgaaacaagttAACATCTGTATTTATTTCTAAAAGGGAAAACAggaaatgaagatgcaaatgtttTCACAAATGTGAATGAGCTTTTAGTTTTTCATATGGTTGATTATACAAAATTGTGGATAGTCAGCATTTGCATATTAAAAATGCCTTCTTCAAAGCACTATCGACTTTATTCTTGATAATTGATCATTCTTTTTTACTTGTTTACACTTTTTTTCACATTTGTTTCCATGGCAAGATCTTTTTACTTCTTTTGTTTGATGTCAGTAAAAATGGGCGAGTTATTGGCACAGTTTACAAAGACATGAAGGGTCCACTTTTTCCAACTGTTGCTGTTCATAGCCAGAATGAAGAGTATGTTGTACTGCTTTTTTATTCTTGCCGTTTAGAGTGGCTGCATGCTTCTTTATCTGATTCATTATTTATGTTGCTGATATAAAGTTAGATCTCTATGTTCGGTTTATGCGTATGAAGGCAAGAGTAGCCGGTTGAATTAAATTACATCAGAACCCTGTCACTCAATTTTTACACTCAGACTGTGCTCGTAGTTTAACATATGCACACCAATTTTAATCATCATTCTCTTTTCTCATCTCATAAAGCTGAACAAGTGTGTGAATAACGTTTGaccataaaataaatgacataacAGCTTAATTAGTGACGATGTTTTGGAGTTAGCTGTAGGCTAGCATAATATTGAATACAAGGAAATTTTGTGGATTTGATTATCATAATTGATGGGGGCGGGGTATTTATAGTAAGTGAAAAATATAGGGAGGGGACTGGGTAGTGTAATTTACTCCAATGCTTAATTTATCTGAGTATGATTCTTCTAGATTTGATTCCCATCTTTAGCatttttaattatgtattttgaGACCAGGGATTTTCTTAATCATCTGCATACATTTTTGAATCCTTGATTATTTTCCCTTACTGCCATTTCAAAGGGTCTTCAAACATCACTTCTGTTTCAAATAGCATCTTCTTATGATCATTGGTTGATTTAGGTGTTTAATCTTTCACGAGTGTTTCACTTTCCTCTAACAGGGTACATGTCAACTTTGGTCAGAAACCATTTACCTTTGATCTAAAGGTatgaatatttttctatattctgTTTATCCTTGTGTGTGTATGTGTATCCTATCATGCGCTGTAGCCATTGCAATTACAAggaaaaattataacttatttgtTGAAGGGATCAAACCTTTAAGTTTACTTCCAACCTTGTGATTCAATATTGCAAAATTGTCTTTTAGCTAGCACCACAGTAAAGTATATTTTCGGCTGTTTTAACAATTGTCAGCTTATTTTATTGCAAAATCTAGATTCACTTTTATTTATATCATGTTTATAATGTTTCTTAATGTGGAGGATGATATTTTTTGTCATATAATAATTGACCAAGAATCTTATAGCTTATTCatccaaaagaaataatcttataGTTTTTGGTTAGTTTTGGTTCAAGATTCAATGACAGGCCTTCATGTTTTTATTCATAATTTGACAACCATGCTGGGATGGATTAGAAATCTGTTTTTTCAGCTAGTTTTCTAGGGGCTGCTGTATTTTACACGATTTGATTTGtctttttcttattaattttaatttcccTAAAATGAATAAATGCATGTAAGTTAAGTGTATATGTGAGAGGTTGTCCAGTAGCATAAGAGGCTATCCTCGGTAGGCCATGGGAGGATGGTATGTTGAGAATCTTGTCACCCATCCCATGAATCTAATCTAAGATAGTACTAGGGTTGGATTATAGATTCAATTATTTCAATGTGCTTTTTGACAGCCTCTATGATCAATGTCACAAAACCTTTTTGTTTTGCAATTCACAAATTTTATAAAGACTGTCCAATGTATTTCCCTTCAAGTCTTTATCATTGTTTCTCTTAATTATTTATCTTGTTCGATTAGGAGTTTGAAGCACAAGAAAGAATGAAGCAGCAAGTGAAAATAGAGGATATTCCTGTGGTACCAAATGCTAGTTATGGGTGAGAGAAAATTACACTCAAAACAACTTTTGTCATTGAACTGCGTTTTTTGTTACATTTTATTTCTGCTAGTTTTGTTACACAAGAAAGAATGTTGCATACTGTCATTTTTTGTGCTTTATGAAAGTTGAAATTAATCTATTTCACTTTGGCTGTGTGGCATGTATGACTTTTGTGGGAATTAATACTAATATATGAAAGTAATTAATATGTTCTAATATTTCTGAATTACCATTGCTTGTCACCAGAATTGTCCGTTCCTATCTGCTACACTATGGCTATGAAGATACATTGGATTCATTTGATTTGGCTAGTAGGAGTACTGTTCCTCCTATAAATATAGTGCAGGATAATGGTAATGATGACCAGGAAACAACATATGCATTGAATCACAGAAAGACTCTTCGGCAGGTACTTGTTTTGGTCACAGCTTTTGGGGTATCTATAATTAGGATAGAAACAAGGATACTGAAGTAAGGAATTAGACCTCAGATGAGCCTTATCCTGGTCTACATGTTGAATTGGAATGTTCTATTTCTGAGTTCAGTTACATGGAGCTGGAATGAAGAATTCTATTGTGTTCAATTCTTAGCTTAGAccctaagattaacaatctctAGTACTGTAGTaccaaatataaaagttaaaatcAATATTTCATATTTCTTTTTCATATAGTTTTGTTGCTTACTTTAAAATATATTGCCATCAGCATGCTACTACAACTGTTTTTCACTTGTCATGACTCCTTTTATTGTGACAATTGCCACTCTAAGGATCTTCTATTAAATTTGGAAATGTATGAGCTTTTGTGATGGTCAGTTTCTGAATGTCGCATTATAAATTAATAAGGGAGAAAGGGATTAAATGGTGTTTATATTCAAAAGTTGAAAATGCAGGCAAAAGAGTCCTCTTACAAGGGGAGTccccaatatatattttttgaagtGCCATTACTTGGTTAGTTAGAACCACTGAGTTAGTGTCAATATCCTATCAAGTGCCAATATATTGGTATTGATAGGCATTTAATTTTAGCtgtcctttgttttgtttttgttagtaTGATATGCTTGCTGCATACAGTTGCTGATATACAGACTTACAATCTTATGTGGTTTATCTCTTTTCTTTCAATGAAGCTAATCAGGGGTGGGGAGATTGATGATGCATTTGGTAAATTGCGTGAATGGTATCCCCAGATTGCTGAGGTGGGTACTCTTAGATTATAATGGCTGTCTTCTAAGTTGTCTGTATCCTGGCTCTAAATTTTACTGATTAAAATTGCAACTAAATCCACCACGGGGCATAATATGATCTTTAACTTGTACTTTTGAAATTGCTTTAAGAAAAGTCCTGATAGCAGGAATGTTTTGTAGTGATTGTAGCTGGAAATGCTTTGCTGCACTTAAAATTGTTAATTGTTGTGTTCTGTTTTACCCTCTGATGGCCACTCTTCCTTCTTTTATGGAGTTTAAGGAATAATCACATCTGTCTATAATGGCAATGTACACGGCCATGTTCAATAAGACTTCATGTTAAAATACTTTGATTCTCCAATGATGTAATATATCAAATTATGTATGAAATGCGTTGTCATGGTTTGATGTTTCTCCTTTGTAAGAATCTCATCTCTCTATATTTACCCCATGAGTAATAACTAGCAATTTTGTCTACTGCAGGACAATACATCAGCTATGTGTTTTCTGCTTCATTGCCAAAAATTTATCGAACTAGTTCGGGTATATCCTTTTCAGTTTTTAGTTTGTAATTATTGGAATCATGTTTTCTATTCTTGTACAGCATTTGTATACCTGCAATTAATGTTCCTTTATATCTTTCAATATTTCTTTGTTCTCATTTGATATTAAATGATTAGTAAAATATGGATTTCGGCTGTTAGCTTGATTGACATcattatattttcttttgttagctgttacaacaaccaagccttatcccactaagtggggtcggctaaatggatcaaattacaccataatgttctattcataaccatgtttctatccaattcattaatctcaagatctttttaaatGATTCCTTATAGAGTTTTTCTTGGTCTTCCTCTTTTTTAGTTGTTTGACTCCTCTCCATCTAATCTACTCTCCTTACAACAAAATCTACCGGTCTTTTCTCTACATACCCAAACCGGCTAAGCTTATTTTCTACCATCTTTTCCACTATATATGCTACCCTAACTCTCTAGTATTGTGATTTCTAATCTTATCTCGTTtagtcttaccacacatccaacACAACATCCTCATTTCTGCTACACTTTATCTTGTGTTGACTCTTAATTGCGAAACATCCTGTCCCGAACAACATTGCAGGTCTTACCGTTCGAAAAATTTTTCCGTTAGCTTGGGTGGTATTTTTGTGCCATAAAATCCCGGAAGCCTTCCTCCATTTCAACTATCCagcttgaatttgatattttacaTCCCCTTATATTTATCCATCATTTTGTATTACGGACCTTTTGACTCGTGCTATGATATGATCTGCAACTTTCAACTCTTTTGTTAGATGTTactcatttaaaatttaaaatgcgaCCTTGTGTTTGTCTAGCTTTTATGTAGAAATTTTGAGCCATATTGCTGCATGTGATATTAGGTTGGAGCACTGGAGGAGGCTGTCAAATATGGAAGAATAGAATTGTCAAGTTTTTTTGGGTCGCCTGTCTTTGAGGATTTAGTTCAGGTGGGTTTTCTTACAGATAACTGGTACAGTTATTGATACCGCTAATATCCCCGGCCTAGTCCCATAACTCATAACAGGTGTTCTAATCTGCTGTTTGAAGCATATAATAGTCATTCTAATAGCTTTCTCGCAAGAGAAGTCAAGAAAAACATGTGCAATTTCATCTCCCTTCATTACTATGAGTTGAGATTGGCCCGAAATCATATCATAGTTCTTGTCTGTTTCCTGTTTGTCTATTCATTGCACGGCATTACTATTTAAATTTAACTCAAGATTCTTCTCTTTACTATATTAGGAATGTGTTGCTTTGCTGGCCTACGAACGGCCATCGGAATCTGCTGTTGGTTATCTTCTAAAAGACTCACAGCGCGAAATCGTAGCAGACACAGTAAATGCAATGATATTGTCTACAAATCCCAACCTGAAAGAAGCAAAAAATTGCTTGCACTCC
Protein-coding regions in this window:
- the LOC131636575 gene encoding ran-binding protein M homolog gives rise to the protein MKETNGNNSVEKPDQEQDLGLYFLELCRRKVKEELEDYDGDDEKEESPTELNTLNSSGGFVVVATDKLSVKYVNVNLHGHDVGVIQANRVAPMKRIVYYFEITVKDAGVKGQVSIGFTTENFKMRRQPGWEANSCGYHGDDGLLYRGQGKGENFGPTYTTGDIVGAGINYAAQEFFFTKNGRVIGTVYKDMKGPLFPTVAVHSQNEEVHVNFGQKPFTFDLKEFEAQERMKQQVKIEDIPVVPNASYGIVRSYLLHYGYEDTLDSFDLASRSTVPPINIVQDNGNDDQETTYALNHRKTLRQLIRGGEIDDAFGKLREWYPQIAEDNTSAMCFLLHCQKFIELVRVGALEEAVKYGRIELSSFFGSPVFEDLVQECVALLAYERPSESAVGYLLKDSQREIVADTVNAMILSTNPNLKEAKNCLHSHLERLLRQLTASCLERRSLSGNQGEAFQLQRVLISGKRS